From Terriglobia bacterium, one genomic window encodes:
- a CDS encoding diguanylate cyclase yields MKILVADDSRIYQSMLKTLLESWGYEVVLTTDGNQARDVLLQQNAPRLALLDCIMPGLSGLELCELIRQKNQAYIYTILLSANEEQEQIVKGFELGADDYLLKPFQDFELRARLKVGERIVRTQEELIEARESLKFEATHDSMLRVWNRRAIVDLLLNELSRSRRFHTPLSIFLADIDFFKNVNDTYGHLAGDEVLRDVVKRMAETIRRYDNIGRYGGEEFLVVLPDCNETQAFEVAERVRVRVSDTPVLAGAQEIRVTASFGVSQWREGDGPEVLLHNADVALYRAKAAGRNRIETETAAAGV; encoded by the coding sequence ATGAAGATACTGGTTGCCGACGACTCTAGGATTTATCAATCGATGCTCAAGACCCTGCTTGAGAGCTGGGGCTACGAGGTCGTTCTAACCACTGACGGCAATCAGGCTCGCGATGTTTTGTTACAGCAGAATGCTCCACGTTTGGCTCTCCTGGATTGCATTATGCCAGGCCTGAGCGGTTTGGAATTATGCGAACTGATCCGGCAAAAGAACCAGGCGTACATTTACACCATCTTGCTGAGCGCGAACGAAGAGCAGGAGCAGATAGTCAAGGGCTTTGAACTAGGTGCTGACGACTATCTACTCAAGCCGTTTCAGGACTTCGAACTCAGGGCGCGTCTGAAAGTCGGGGAGCGGATCGTCCGAACGCAGGAAGAACTGATCGAGGCGCGGGAGTCGCTCAAGTTCGAAGCGACGCATGACTCGATGCTCCGGGTTTGGAACCGCCGGGCGATCGTCGATCTGCTTCTGAACGAACTCAGTCGATCGCGGCGATTCCACACGCCGCTCAGCATCTTTCTCGCGGACATCGACTTCTTTAAGAATGTGAATGACACGTATGGCCACCTTGCGGGAGACGAGGTGCTGCGCGACGTCGTCAAGAGAATGGCCGAGACAATTCGCCGGTACGACAATATTGGCAGGTACGGCGGCGAGGAGTTCCTGGTGGTGCTGCCTGATTGCAATGAGACGCAAGCTTTCGAGGTTGCCGAGCGAGTCCGGGTTCGGGTGTCAGACACCCCCGTATTGGCTGGTGCCCAGGAAATCAGGGTTACGGCGAGTTTCGGGGTCAGCCAATGGCGAGAAGGTGACGGACCGGAAGTGCTTC